CGACAGCGAGTCGAGGAAGCGTTTCATCGTGTTGATTTATGGGATCGGCGCAACGATCGTGTTTCAGGTTTCAGCAAAGGCATGCGCCAAAAGCTGGGTTTGGCGCGGGCGCTTATCGCTGAGCCTGAAATGCTAATCTTGGACGAACCGACGGCGGGACTAGACCCAGCAAGTATCGTAATGGTGCGAGAATTGCTTGTGACCTTGGCGCAGGAGTCGGGGCATACCATCTTTCTCTGCACACATCTTTTGGCCGAAGCACAACGTATTTGCGATAGTGTGGCTATTATTCAAAATGGGCACCTTGTGGCCATAGGGAATCCGAATAAGCTTGGTAATCAAGGAATCCCTAATTTCCGATTAACGTTATCAGGGTGTGATCCTGATAAAATCGGAAAATTGGTACTGCCGAGAGACGCCCAGTTAAGCCCACTGGGCGGGAATGAATGGCGGGTGGCTGTTGCAGACCCTACAGTCATTGAAACTATTGTTGCAACTTTAGTTGATGCTCATATAGGGGTTAGAGCTGTGATTCCTGAACAAGTTTCGTTAGAAGAAGAATATTTACGCTTGGTTGGAGGAGAATGAAATGAATGATCTGATCACTGTAATATGGAAAGAGATCGCCGAGTTGTACGGTAGTATACGTACTTTGCGGATTTTTGCAATATCAATTTTAGCCACAAGTATTCTACCTGCACTTTCGTTTGCTCATAAAAGTAGTTCACCTGAGGTCGCGAATTTACGGGTAGTTTACGCTATATTCGCAGGTGTAATAGTGGTTGCCCAAACAGCACCTGATCTGGTTTTACACGAACGTATCGGACATACATTGGATTATCTTTTGACTACTCGACTTTCGGACCGTGCAATTTTTGGTGCCAAGGTACTCGTCGCATTTGCAGTTGGTTACTTTGCCGCTTTGTTAGCACTTGTCATACAGCTAGTCGCCGCAGCCTTTCTTGGCGGAACGGGTGGCAATGGTTATTCCTAGCTTCCCCTGTAGGTCGAGTTGTGGCATTTGGCATTACTGCTGAACTCCTTCTGTACGTAGCAGTGATTGGTACATATGTGGCTCTGCGGATTGGTGAGCAGCGGGCAGCGTACATGGCTACTATATTTGCGGTGATACTATTAACGGTGCCCTTTCTAGCTGGCTGGCTTCCTTTTTCGTTTACGATGCAGTGGGTGACTCGAACTGCTATCATATTTGGTGTCTTTGTCATCGTGTTAGGTTTTCTTGGTTTGAGATTGTTCCGTCGCGATATGCTGGTCCTATATCTACAGGAATAGATAATGCAAATCTGAGTATCAGGATCAGGATTTACCCGTTACGGTTTATACTGTTGCAGAAACGACACGCATTACAGCCGACTACATTCGGGGTACATAAAGGGAAGGGGTAAAATACGGCCACATCCCCAAACTTGGGAAGGGATTGGTATTCATAGCAAAGTTAACTGGACCACTACCCTTAATCATAAATGATTCCACTACAGAAGTTTTCATTGACTCGGAACTAAATATAACAGGAACCATAGCTAATCTTGGTGCTCGGTTCATGAGAACTAAAGTAGAATGTGTAAAAGTGTAAAGTCTCTACTAATTAAAAATAACTTTCAACAATTAGAAATAGAAAGTGTACCCTTAATAGGAAAAGGGCACAGGAATATTGTGCCTCAAGCATATATAGTCTCTATATTTACTTGGTATTTCCGCAAAACAAGTCCCTCTTCTTATGATCCCGAAATTACAAACGTGTAATGTAATCTATCTTTCGTACCGTTAAATTCATTGAAATAATGGTAATTCTTACTTTCTACGAATGCCGCCCAAACCGCTTTTCAAAGGTGGGGTGGCATTTTATACTGATGAGTTTAAGAACAATGGGCAACTCACATATCCGGATATATCAAGCACTTAATCTTCTATTTTTGTGTTAAATGATTACTTTGACGTATAGACTCGAATCTTCATTGCGCGGTCGTAAGCCTCATTGCTCCGCGACTACAAGCTGGAGGTCCAGAGGGCATGGCAACCTCGTGTCCGCACCAGCGAACATTTCCAAGCAGCAACTAGAATAGGTTGAGTACCAACGACAGTACTAAGGTCCATTGATGCGCCTGTACGTTCGTAAATATACTCAAGGGCGTCATTCACCTTAAGAGTTGTGCAATTATTAGCTTGCACAAACTTAAGAAGGCCGTTATATATACATCGACGTGGGTTGATGTATGACATAGGAATTCCTGCTAGACATAGCCAGCCTTCTTTTGTTGGTAAAATCCATGGTGCCATGCACGGCACATAAGAACATATTGTTATTATCACAATATGTTCTTATGTGCTGTACCTAGCTCCATATATTTTTTTCGCAAAAACGGAAAGTATGCTTTACATTTGTGCTACCAGGAGGTATGCTGTTTATGGAAAGTGCACTTTCCGTAAATGAAAGGAAGTGATGCCATGAAGAACCGGCTGGAAGAAATCCGTAAACAGCGTGGAATACGGCAAGAAGAACTTGCCGCTGCTTTAGAGGTTTCTCGGCAAACAATAGGCTCTTTAGAAAATGGACGATATAATCCGTCAATCCAATTGGCCTTTAAGATTGCCAGACACTTTGGTATGAGCATTGAAGAAATCTTTCTTTACGAGGAGGAACAAAATTGAAACAGTATAAGGTTGATCGATATTTTTTTTTATCTGTGGTCGGGTTTGCTATTTTTGCTGCGGGATTGGTAATGATAAAGTTATTGCATGAGGTAGATGGTATACTTAGAACGCTTCCGTACCTATGCGTAGGTGTAGGTCTGAGTATTTTCAGCGGTAATTTTGGCACAGTGATAAATAACATAATAATGATGAAAAATCCACAAGCTGCAAAGCAAATGGAAATCCAGCAGAAAGATGAACGCAACCAGTCTATCAGTAATAAGGCAAAGGCGCGAGCTTATGATTTGATGATAATTGTGTATTTCGCTATATTACTTGCCTTTTCACTAATGCATGTCGATATGTATGTGCTCCTTACGCTTGCGGCGGCATATTTATTTTCCCTCATTACCAATTCTTATTATCGCGTCAAGTACCATAAGAAAATGTAAAACTGAATTATACCACCCAAGCCGCTGCTCTTTTTCGGCGGCGATGTCCTCTCCGAAACAATACCTTTTCTCTTAAACTCGTGATGTTGTCTTCGATAGCTTTGGGACGAGGGTACCGTGCTTCGTTCTCGACCAACTACTGAATCATCGACTATAAAAACATGGACTCGATGTGCGGAGTTTCGTTTTTATTCATACGCCAACCGCATTGTGATCAACTTCCGCTAATCCTACGAATGCCGTCCACCTACATAGAGGTTGGACGGCATACTAATACTGGGTTTAAGAATAATGGGCAGTTGTTCTATGTGGTATAATTTTCGAAGTGGCGCATTCGTAGGATATTGTGCAACTATGCCTAAAAAGGGGGCAACATTGATATGAATTACATTTTAAATATCATAATCGCTTTTGTAATAATTACAATGATTATAAAGATTCTTATGAATGTAATAAATCATTTTGGCATAGATTTCGTTGGATTCATTGAAGATATATGGAAGAAATTCCGAAAATAGATTTTTATTTTGATTACCTTCGTTATGTGTTAACACGTTGTTGATTAGATGAGTATGTAGCATCATTCGTATTATGCTTTGTATAGCCTGCAATGCCATCCTCCGATTATCCTACGGATACCGTCCACCTACATAGAGGTTGGACGGTATTTCTACTACAGGGAATAAGAATAATGGGAGTTTAATGAAACAGGCGCGAATGTCTATTATGAGACGTTGGTAAACGCAGTTACACCTTATCACTTTAAATTCCGCGTCTAAGAAATAGAAACGCAGCTTTGGGGAATAATATATTAAATATGTTAAGGGGGCTTTACTTTGCACCACATCAAGAACATACTAAATATTTCTTTTTATGGTAGTGAATTTATATTATAGGTGCATGGATGAAATACATTGAGGTGAAGTAATTGATTAATATGTTAATACGAATTGTATCCGTTTCTATGTTTTTAGTAAGTGCATATAAATGGGGAGACAGGAAGAATTGGAAAAAATACTATCCCACTATGTGTTTTTTTGGTATGGCGGATTTAATTTATGTTACTGTTTTTAATGATAAGCCTTTGTGGGATTTTCCAACTAATTTTTTAGCAAACTCTCTTGATGAACTGCTATTAATATTTGGTTGTTTCTTTCCCACCACATTAGTATTCTTATCCCATTATCCTAAAAAACTATTTAGTCAAATTGCTTACAATAGTATGTGGATAGGAATTTATATATCTTTAGAACTTGTTAACTTAATGTTAGGGACAGTAAAGTATTACAATGGGTGGAATATTTGGTGGTCACTTTTACATAATACTATCCAATTCCCATTAATTGCTCTGCATCATAGGAATCCTATACTTGCATGGACTATAGCACTTATTTATCTTGTGGTTACAATGAAAATATTAAATGTTCCTTTTATTGTAAGTCAATGTATAGTGGCTCGGATGTAAAGACAAAAGAAATCAAAAAGACAATGTACCAGATATTGCCTATCGGTAATGTTCCTTTTGCTAGAGCAAAATATTGAACCATGTGCTAAATATTACCTACCGCCTAATGATGTAGTCCTACGCACTCATTTGTAGTAAAGCGGGGTAATACATATGTGCTGGAGTTTCGTAATTCAAAGCTGAGTGCAATTTCACAAAGTTGTATTTGTGGATAAACTCGGCAATTTGTTTCCTTGCATCCTTGATATGTTCATAATCCTTAAGGTAGACTTCATCATATTTGAGTGTCCTAAACCAGCGTTCTATGGGAATGTTGTCAGCCCATCTGCCTTTACCGTCCATGCTAATTTTACTCTTGTTATTGATGACAAAATCAATATATTCATGGCTTGTAAATTGGCTGCCCTGATCGGAATTTAATATCTCTGGTGTGGCAACAGCATAGGCCATCTTTAAGGCCCGGATAACCATTCGTGTTGATAGCGTGTCATCCAGCTCCCAGCCAACGATGCACTTGCTATGCCAATCAATGATAGCGGTTAAGTAAATGAATCCACGTCTTAGCTTGATGTAGGTAACATCGATCGACCAGGCCTGATTTGCTCGGCTGATGACAGCGTTACGTAGCAGATAAGGGTAGATTCTATGCCCCTTTGCGGGCTTGGATAGGTTTGGTCTCGGATAAATTGCCTCAATGCCCATCTCTTGCATATACTTCCTTGTTTTGAGCCTACCAGTCTTAATGCCTTGTTTTTGCAA
This sequence is a window from Desulfosporosinus sp. Sb-LF. Protein-coding genes within it:
- a CDS encoding ABC transporter ATP-binding protein encodes the protein MDSQAVECHGLSRLFGARTAVSGLEFNVPRGSVFGFLGPNGAGKTTTVRMMVGMLRPSAGSIRVLGLDPISQGELVRSRCGVMLDNVGLYDRLTALQNLNFAARIARLTEDEKRQRVEEAFHRVDLWDRRNDRVSGFSKGMRQKLGLARALIAEPEMLILDEPTAGLDPASIVMVRELLVTLAQESGHTIFLCTHLLAEAQRICDSVAIIQNGHLVAIGNPNKLGNQGIPNFRLTLSGCDPDKIGKLVLPRDAQLSPLGGNEWRVAVADPTVIETIVATLVDAHIGVRAVIPEQVSLEEEYLRLVGGE
- a CDS encoding helix-turn-helix transcriptional regulator; protein product: MKNRLEEIRKQRGIRQEELAAALEVSRQTIGSLENGRYNPSIQLAFKIARHFGMSIEEIFLYEEEQN
- a CDS encoding IS3 family transposase → MDLTGRVGLLHAQKAEIKDHKNIENNEKPLPLSTIAGFLDVNRTSVYYAPKEPSDFEIMVKHKIDAIHTESPSWGSRQLSKTLQKQGIKTGRLKTRKYMQEMGIEAIYPRPNLSKPAKGHRIYPYLLRNAVISRANQAWSIDVTYIKLRRGFIYLTAIIDWHSKCIVGWELDDTLSTRMVIRALKMAYAVATPEILNSDQGSQFTSHEYIDFVINNKSKISMDGKGRWADNIPIERWFRTLKYDEVYLKDYEHIKDARKQIAEFIHKYNFVKLHSALNYETPAHMYYPALLQMSA
- a CDS encoding CBO0543 family protein codes for the protein MLIRIVSVSMFLVSAYKWGDRKNWKKYYPTMCFFGMADLIYVTVFNDKPLWDFPTNFLANSLDELLLIFGCFFPTTLVFLSHYPKKLFSQIAYNSMWIGIYISLELVNLMLGTVKYYNGWNIWWSLLHNTIQFPLIALHHRNPILAWTIALIYLVVTMKILNVPFIVSQCIVARM